The following coding sequences are from one Gemmatimonadota bacterium window:
- a CDS encoding BrnA antitoxin family protein, which yields MPRKKQIPKFKNEDEERAFWDTHDSTEYIDWTKGKRVTLSNLKPSTRTISIRLPETMLEQLKLLANKRDVPYQSLLKVFLAERISQELPS from the coding sequence ATGCCCAGGAAGAAACAGATCCCGAAGTTCAAGAATGAAGATGAGGAGCGCGCATTCTGGGATACTCACGACTCGACTGAGTATATAGATTGGACAAAGGGCAAGCGCGTCACATTGTCCAATTTGAAACCATCAACCAGAACCATCTCTATTCGTTTACCAGAAACAATGCTGGAACAATTGAAGCTCCTTGCCAATAAACGCGATGTGCCCTATCAATCATTGCTCAAGGTCTTTCTTGCGGAACGCATCTCACAAGAGTTGCCCTCGTAG
- a CDS encoding BrnT family toxin translates to METNLLELLKCKEFQWDPGNSHKNWIKHRVSSAECEQIFFNQPLITGDTASSSPTEARYYALGQTDSGRQLFVVFTIRTDLIRVISARPMSRRERKVYSDAQEETDPEVQE, encoded by the coding sequence ATGGAGACAAATTTGCTTGAATTATTAAAATGTAAGGAATTTCAGTGGGATCCGGGCAATTCCCACAAGAATTGGATTAAACATCGCGTATCGTCTGCAGAATGTGAGCAAATTTTCTTCAATCAACCTTTGATCACTGGAGATACGGCCAGCAGCAGTCCGACAGAAGCCCGTTATTACGCGCTTGGACAAACAGATTCAGGAAGACAATTATTTGTTGTTTTCACAATTCGAACGGATTTAATCCGCGTGATTTCTGCACGCCCTATGAGTCGGCGAGAGAGGAAGGTTTATAGCGATGCCCAGGAAGAAACAGATCCCGAAGTTCAAGAATGA
- a CDS encoding sugar phosphate isomerase/epimerase, producing the protein MSLAACIWALTCAEEVALEQVADAGFTHIDIRPGWLQTADLQQRAEDLGLAVSCIAASADMPEGVSLAGDDSQSARDHINRAFEHGAWLGATTAYLVPQGDDADLFAESLSVLADQAQDAGVKLAVEHFPGTFLPTVPFTLNYLEEIGHPNLYLLFDIGHAQMANEDPADMIALAGDRLGYVHLDDNDGEEDLHLGLCDGVLTREVLRSTFAALLSANYAGNMSLELKPDIPDPLDALKRSRGIVIENLQFDHDPSAHLSR; encoded by the coding sequence ATGTCTCTCGCTGCATGTATCTGGGCACTGACCTGTGCTGAGGAGGTCGCGTTGGAGCAGGTTGCCGATGCGGGGTTTACCCATATTGATATTCGTCCAGGTTGGCTTCAGACAGCCGATCTTCAACAACGGGCGGAGGACCTCGGTCTCGCTGTTTCGTGTATTGCCGCTTCTGCCGATATGCCCGAGGGGGTGTCCCTTGCAGGGGATGATTCACAATCCGCACGCGATCATATAAATCGGGCATTTGAACACGGCGCTTGGCTCGGTGCAACGACGGCGTACCTGGTGCCCCAGGGCGATGATGCCGACCTGTTTGCCGAGTCTTTGAGTGTGCTGGCTGATCAGGCGCAAGATGCAGGTGTCAAGCTCGCTGTTGAACACTTTCCGGGTACGTTTTTGCCGACGGTGCCGTTTACGCTCAATTATCTCGAGGAGATCGGCCATCCCAATCTGTATCTGCTTTTTGATATTGGTCACGCACAGATGGCGAATGAAGATCCCGCGGATATGATCGCGCTGGCAGGGGACCGGCTGGGTTATGTTCATCTCGATGATAATGATGGGGAGGAGGATCTGCACCTGGGTCTGTGCGATGGGGTGCTAACGCGGGAGGTGCTGCGATCTACATTTGCCGCGCTTCTGTCGGCCAATTATGCCGGGAATATGAGTCTCGAACTCAAGCCGGATATTCCAGATCCTCTCGACGCGCTGAAGAGGAGTCGGGGGATTGTGATTGAGAATTTACAATTTGACCACGATCCGTCCGCGCATTTGTCCAGATAA
- a CDS encoding YhdH/YhfP family quinone oxidoreductase: MTSFRALVVRETENQFSRSVEKRQIDELPKGEVLIRVRYSSLNYKDALSATGHRGVTQAYPHTPGIDAAGEIVESTIPDYKPGDRALVTGYDLGMNTAGGFGQYIRVPAHWLVRLPEKLTLKESMGYGTAGFTAALSVHHIIETGIKPSQGDIVVTGATGGVGSLAVAILAKNGFRVVAATGKASETDFLKNLGAYEIIDRRTLDDDTGRPILSGRWAAAIDTVGGNILSTLIKTTQYHGVITCCGLVSSPELHTTVYPFILRGIKLIGIDSVLSPMDLRLKIWQRIATDWKINTLNNIIAECGLEDLNDQIDRILSGQMRGRIVVKL, from the coding sequence ATGACATCATTTCGAGCACTCGTCGTACGCGAAACAGAGAATCAATTTTCGAGATCCGTAGAAAAACGGCAAATAGATGAACTGCCCAAAGGCGAAGTACTGATCCGGGTGCGCTACTCCTCGCTAAATTACAAAGATGCCCTATCCGCAACCGGGCACCGCGGCGTAACGCAGGCATATCCGCACACACCGGGCATAGACGCAGCAGGAGAAATCGTCGAAAGCACTATTCCCGACTACAAACCTGGCGACAGAGCACTGGTCACGGGCTATGACCTGGGAATGAATACCGCGGGAGGATTCGGACAATACATCAGAGTACCCGCCCATTGGCTGGTCAGACTCCCCGAAAAATTGACCCTGAAAGAAAGCATGGGATATGGAACAGCGGGATTTACAGCAGCACTATCAGTCCATCACATCATCGAAACAGGTATAAAGCCAAGCCAGGGCGACATCGTAGTAACCGGCGCAACCGGCGGCGTAGGCAGTCTCGCAGTGGCGATATTGGCTAAAAATGGCTTTCGAGTAGTCGCAGCCACCGGAAAAGCATCAGAAACGGACTTCCTGAAAAACCTCGGCGCTTATGAAATCATAGACCGGCGTACATTGGACGACGACACGGGGCGACCCATCCTATCGGGCCGCTGGGCAGCGGCAATAGATACCGTTGGTGGAAACATCCTATCAACACTCATCAAAACAACGCAATATCACGGCGTAATAACCTGTTGTGGCCTGGTATCATCCCCCGAACTGCACACCACAGTATATCCATTTATCCTCCGCGGCATCAAACTAATCGGCATCGACTCCGTCCTGTCCCCCATGGACCTCAGACTAAAAATCTGGCAACGTATCGCTACAGACTGGAAAATCAACACCCTGAACAACATAATCGCAGAATGCGGATTGGAAGACCTGAATGATCAAATAGACCGCATCTTATCTGGACAAATGCGCGGACGGATCGTGGTCAAATTGTAA
- a CDS encoding UbiD family decarboxylase produces the protein MRYKSLKQCVDDLDRNDHLIRIEQEVDPYLEMAEIHRRVFQANGPAIFYANVKDSPFPAVSNLFGTLDRSRFLFRSTLRWVQRLVEVKADPIAFLRAPWRAMGIARIAFNTLPRRVRFGAVLKHSTSIDQLPQIQCWPDDGGPFVLLPQVYTEDPDQPGIMNANLGMYRIQLSGNEYIQNEEVGLHYQIRRDIGIHHANALRRGEPLRVSIFIGGPPAHTFSAVMPLPEGLSELIFAGGLAGRRFRYARRNACVISTEADFVITGTVHPGETKPEGPFGDHLGYYSLAHEFPVLHVEDVWHRRDAIYPFTVVGRPPQEDTAFGALIHEITGPMVPVEIPGLKSINAVDAAGVHPLLIAIGSERYVPYRERQPQEILTLANALLGFGACSLAKYLFICAGEDSPHLNTHDIGAYFIHVLERVDWRRDLHFQTRTTIDTLDYSGTGFNEGSKVVIAAAGAKRRDLWREVPGDLSLPDGFKNPAIALPGIVAVEGPDFKDADQGSKDVARLAEALVSQSLDGLPLVLIVDDSAFCSRT, from the coding sequence ATGCGCTACAAGTCCCTCAAACAATGCGTTGACGATCTCGATCGCAACGACCATCTCATCCGTATTGAACAGGAGGTGGATCCCTATCTGGAGATGGCGGAGATCCATCGCCGCGTTTTTCAGGCAAATGGTCCGGCGATTTTCTATGCGAATGTGAAAGATAGTCCCTTTCCGGCGGTTTCCAATCTGTTTGGTACGCTCGATCGCTCGCGTTTTCTCTTTCGGTCAACTCTGAGATGGGTCCAACGTCTGGTCGAGGTTAAGGCCGATCCGATTGCGTTTCTTCGCGCGCCCTGGCGCGCAATGGGGATTGCGAGGATTGCATTTAATACGTTGCCGAGAAGGGTGCGTTTTGGCGCGGTGCTCAAGCACAGTACAAGTATTGATCAGCTTCCTCAGATTCAATGCTGGCCCGACGATGGCGGTCCGTTTGTGCTTTTGCCTCAGGTTTATACTGAGGATCCCGATCAGCCGGGTATTATGAATGCGAATTTGGGTATGTATCGCATCCAGCTTTCGGGTAATGAGTATATACAGAACGAAGAAGTTGGTCTGCACTACCAGATCCGCCGCGATATTGGAATCCACCATGCCAATGCGCTCAGGCGGGGGGAGCCTTTGCGCGTGAGTATTTTTATTGGGGGACCGCCCGCGCATACGTTTTCTGCTGTTATGCCTTTGCCCGAGGGGTTGTCTGAGCTCATTTTTGCCGGGGGTCTGGCCGGGCGTCGGTTTCGCTATGCGCGCAGGAATGCCTGTGTTATTTCTACTGAGGCTGATTTTGTTATTACGGGTACCGTGCATCCCGGCGAGACCAAACCCGAAGGTCCGTTTGGCGATCATCTGGGTTATTATAGCCTGGCGCATGAGTTTCCCGTTCTCCATGTGGAAGATGTTTGGCACCGGAGAGATGCTATTTATCCCTTTACTGTTGTGGGGCGCCCCCCGCAGGAAGATACTGCATTTGGTGCACTTATCCACGAGATTACTGGTCCGATGGTTCCCGTCGAGATTCCCGGTCTCAAGTCTATTAATGCTGTGGATGCGGCAGGTGTCCATCCTTTGCTTATTGCCATTGGTTCGGAACGCTATGTGCCTTACCGAGAGCGACAACCACAGGAGATTCTCACGCTGGCCAATGCGTTGCTCGGTTTTGGTGCGTGTTCTCTGGCAAAGTATCTTTTTATTTGTGCGGGGGAAGATAGTCCCCATCTGAATACCCACGATATCGGCGCTTATTTTATCCACGTTCTCGAGCGGGTGGATTGGCGGCGCGATCTCCACTTTCAAACGCGTACGACGATTGATACGCTGGATTATTCGGGTACGGGGTTTAATGAGGGTTCCAAGGTTGTGATCGCCGCAGCCGGTGCGAAGAGACGCGATTTGTGGCGAGAGGTTCCGGGTGATCTCAGCTTGCCTGATGGATTTAAGAATCCCGCGATTGCGCTGCCCGGTATTGTAGCTGTTGAGGGTCCTGACTTTAAAGATGCAGATCAGGGGAGTAAGGATGTGGCCCGTCTTGCCGAGGCGCTTGTGTCTCAGTCTCTCGATGGTTTGCCGCTTGTCCTTATTGTCGATGATAGCGCGTTTTGTTCGCGCACG
- a CDS encoding 3-octaprenyl-4-hydroxybenzoate carboxy-lyase translates to DGLPLVLIVDDSAFCSRTLNNFLWVAFTRSNPSHDVYGVDSFIDHKHWGCNGSLIIDARHKPHHAPPLVEDPNITKKVEALGTSGGPLHGVI, encoded by the coding sequence TGATGGTTTGCCGCTTGTCCTTATTGTCGATGATAGCGCGTTTTGTTCGCGCACGCTCAACAATTTTCTCTGGGTTGCGTTTACCCGTTCCAATCCCTCGCATGATGTTTATGGTGTTGATAGTTTTATTGATCACAAACACTGGGGCTGCAATGGGTCGCTGATTATTGATGCGCGCCACAAGCCCCACCACGCACCCCCGCTTGTTGAGGATCCCAATATTACTAAAAAAGTAGAGGCTCTCGGGACATCGGGCGGGCCGTTGCATGGGGTTATATAG
- a CDS encoding leucine-rich repeat domain-containing protein codes for MIYRYFTTVLAVCLSIYGACDAGAHKKGEGISIPDVNLRAVIEDSLNKARGEAITAAEMATLTRLEAPNSRVRDLTGIEYATELTVLNLGDVFINGNRINSNEISDISPLAGLTKLTELHIHRNQIWDISPLANLTALEMLDVSANFHISNISPLSGMTKMRTLYLYTNEISDLSPLSGLTNLRWLSLSNNLIWDISPLASLTELRGLALNINAVSDISHLSGMIHMERLNIWDCDIVDLSPLVENVGLRGEKDFIDLRDNPLSETSLNTHIPALRERGVEVRVNN; via the coding sequence ATGATCTATCGGTATTTCACGACCGTTCTTGCGGTCTGTCTCTCCATTTATGGCGCGTGCGACGCAGGCGCTCACAAGAAGGGTGAAGGTATAAGTATTCCAGATGTCAATCTGCGTGCGGTGATTGAGGATTCTCTGAATAAGGCGAGGGGTGAGGCGATTACTGCGGCTGAGATGGCGACGTTGACGCGTCTTGAAGCACCGAATTCAAGGGTTCGCGATTTGACGGGTATTGAGTACGCGACCGAACTGACGGTGCTGAATCTCGGCGATGTATTTATAAATGGAAACCGGATCAATAGCAATGAGATTTCTGATATTTCTCCGCTTGCGGGTTTGACTAAGCTGACGGAGTTGCACATCCATCGCAATCAAATATGGGATATTTCTCCGCTGGCGAATTTAACGGCGCTGGAAATGCTGGATGTTAGTGCGAATTTTCATATTTCGAATATTTCACCGCTGTCGGGTATGACCAAGATGAGGACGCTGTATCTCTATACCAACGAGATTTCGGATCTTTCGCCGCTGTCGGGTTTGACCAATTTGAGGTGGCTGAGTTTGAGTAATAATCTGATCTGGGATATTTCTCCGCTGGCGAGTTTGACAGAATTGAGGGGGTTGGCGCTGAATATCAATGCTGTCTCGGATATTTCTCATCTGTCGGGTATGATCCATATGGAGAGGCTGAATATTTGGGATTGCGATATTGTGGATTTATCGCCTCTGGTGGAGAATGTGGGATTGCGTGGGGAAAAGGATTTTATCGATTTGAGGGATAATCCCCTGAGCGAGACATCACTGAACACGCATATTCCGGCGCTTCGGGAAAGAGGGGTCGAGGTGAGGGTGAATAACTAA
- a CDS encoding leucine-rich repeat domain-containing protein yields the protein MIYRHFLIILAVCLAVYGACDAGAHKKGEGITIPDVNLRAVIEDSLNKAKGEAITAAEMAMLTRLEAPNSRIRDLTGIEYATELTVLNLGYVLTNGGRVNSNGISDLSPLSGLVKLTELNLFRNTIADLSPLSNLTELRVLDISGNSYISDLSPLSGLTGMRTLHLYTNDVSDLSPLSGMTELRWLDLSSNLIWDLSPLASLTELGGLAVNNNAVSDLSPLSGLPRLKRVHGRDCDVSDLSPLVENAGMRGENSLIDLRDNPLSDVSINKHIPVLRERGVRVRVDN from the coding sequence ATGATTTATCGACATTTTTTGATCATTCTTGCAGTCTGTCTCGCGGTTTATGGCGCGTGCGATGCCGGTGCTCATAAGAAGGGTGAGGGTATAACGATTCCGGATGTCAATCTGCGTGCGGTGATTGAGGATTCTTTGAACAAGGCGAAGGGTGAGGCGATTACTGCGGCTGAGATGGCGATGTTGACGCGTCTTGAAGCTCCGAATTCGAGGATTCGCGATTTGACGGGGATTGAGTACGCGACCGAGCTGACGGTGCTGAATCTCGGCTATGTATTGACGAATGGTGGTCGCGTCAATAGCAATGGTATTTCGGATCTCTCTCCGTTGTCGGGTTTGGTCAAGCTGACAGAGTTGAATCTTTTTCGCAATACAATAGCTGATCTGTCGCCGCTGTCGAATTTGACAGAACTGAGAGTACTGGATATTAGTGGGAATTCCTATATTTCGGATCTTTCTCCTCTGTCGGGTTTGACGGGGATGAGAACGCTGCATCTCTATACCAATGATGTTTCGGATCTCTCGCCGCTGTCGGGTATGACCGAGTTGAGGTGGCTGGATTTGAGTAGTAATCTGATCTGGGATCTGTCGCCGCTGGCGAGTTTGACCGAGTTGGGTGGATTGGCTGTGAATAACAATGCGGTCTCGGATCTTTCTCCTTTGTCGGGTTTGCCCAGGCTGAAAAGGGTGCATGGTCGGGATTGCGATGTTTCGGATTTATCGCCTCTGGTGGAGAATGCGGGAATGCGTGGCGAGAACAGTTTGATCGATTTGAGGGATAATCCCCTGAGCGATGTTTCGATTAATAAGCATATTCCGGTGCTTCGGGAGAGAGGGGTCCGGGTGAGGGTGGATAACTGA
- a CDS encoding polysaccharide deacetylase family protein gives MALTICPWKYNKTWVYSITYDEALVDLHQFAIPIHEEYGIPGHVEVVVGQLGETRDLGNSSYNGYRHMNADELKDLLARGWGIGNHSYSHELIQPDMVDLEIGRAKDVLEVAIDAPVDLYCAPGNNSNMSDHVLKACRKYGYLGAMSLTDALNRPNTPLFWINRTALHEQYYAPFFSEYDPFRNIRHAQAQNGWIIDYCHCPLEKPIHPNKDCSHPQLRKRFETILTEGGDNVWCAVPEEALFYHQTRRHTQIETLSDTKTQKRYRLHLNNLSDRVTCRTLTLHADVPASWCRYPNVWINGHPHLAHLIEPRKLQITVTVTNGMELVFQDPGA, from the coding sequence ATGGCCCTCACAATATGCCCCTGGAAATACAACAAAACCTGGGTCTATTCCATCACCTATGACGAAGCCCTTGTTGACCTGCACCAATTCGCAATCCCCATCCACGAAGAATACGGCATCCCGGGACATGTAGAAGTCGTCGTCGGACAACTGGGCGAAACGCGCGACCTTGGCAACTCCAGCTACAATGGCTATCGCCACATGAACGCCGACGAACTCAAAGACCTCCTCGCCCGGGGCTGGGGAATTGGCAATCACTCCTATAGCCATGAACTCATACAGCCCGACATGGTTGACCTGGAAATTGGCCGCGCCAAAGACGTACTCGAAGTCGCCATTGACGCACCCGTCGATCTCTACTGCGCGCCCGGCAACAATTCCAACATGTCGGACCACGTCCTCAAAGCCTGTCGCAAATACGGCTACCTCGGCGCAATGAGCCTGACCGACGCCCTCAACCGTCCAAACACCCCCCTCTTCTGGATCAACCGCACGGCATTGCACGAACAGTATTACGCCCCATTCTTCAGCGAATACGACCCATTTCGCAACATCCGCCACGCACAAGCGCAAAACGGCTGGATCATCGATTACTGCCATTGCCCGTTGGAAAAACCCATCCACCCCAACAAAGACTGCTCGCATCCACAACTCAGAAAAAGATTTGAAACCATCCTCACAGAAGGCGGTGACAACGTCTGGTGCGCCGTACCCGAAGAAGCACTCTTCTACCATCAGACCAGACGCCACACACAAATCGAAACACTATCCGACACAAAAACCCAAAAGCGCTACCGCCTCCACCTCAACAACCTGAGTGACCGCGTTACCTGCCGCACGCTCACCCTCCACGCCGATGTCCCCGCCTCCTGGTGTCGCTATCCCAACGTATGGATCAACGGACACCCCCACCTCGCACACCTGATAGAACCGAGAAAATTGCAAATCACGGTCACTGTCACAAACGGCATGGAACTCGTCTTTCAAGACCCGGGCGCCTGA
- a CDS encoding cysteine hydrolase family protein, which produces MPHTCSLNARYYRALPIDAPGYESISLELPVKNTALIGLHCWNIGCPDGPSIDPNYCVGMGWPQATAEAARIMAEVIRPAMDLARKIGMPVCHVETDWMSHQYPHIPSRRKETSQPEPENRAQTMRNRAHGPNYLTKSPLANMKRAAIVSPIRDEPLVFYTDALDTYLKTRGITTLIYTGFATDMCILGAEGGARDMLARGYQCILIRDGTIGVETPSTYPEKLATRYGTHIFEWQLGYSTTFRDFIRAFSA; this is translated from the coding sequence ATGCCACACACATGTTCCCTGAACGCCCGGTATTATCGCGCCCTGCCCATCGACGCCCCCGGCTACGAGTCCATCAGCCTCGAATTACCCGTCAAAAACACCGCCCTCATAGGCCTGCACTGCTGGAACATCGGCTGTCCCGATGGTCCCTCAATCGACCCCAACTACTGCGTGGGCATGGGCTGGCCGCAAGCAACCGCCGAAGCCGCGCGCATCATGGCCGAAGTCATACGCCCGGCCATGGACCTCGCCCGCAAAATCGGAATGCCCGTCTGCCATGTCGAAACCGACTGGATGTCGCATCAGTATCCCCACATCCCCTCCCGACGCAAAGAAACATCACAACCAGAACCCGAAAACCGCGCACAAACCATGCGAAACCGCGCGCACGGCCCGAACTACCTCACAAAATCGCCGCTTGCAAACATGAAACGGGCCGCCATCGTCTCCCCAATACGAGACGAACCCCTCGTCTTTTACACCGACGCACTCGACACCTACCTCAAAACGCGCGGCATCACAACCCTCATCTACACGGGATTTGCAACCGACATGTGCATCCTCGGCGCAGAAGGCGGAGCCAGAGACATGCTCGCCCGAGGATATCAATGCATCCTCATACGCGACGGAACTATCGGCGTGGAAACCCCCAGCACCTATCCCGAAAAATTGGCTACCCGTTACGGCACACACATCTTCGAGTGGCAACTCGGATACAGCACCACCTTTCGAGATTTCATCCGGGCGTTTTCAGCCTGA
- a CDS encoding DegT/DnrJ/EryC1/StrS family aminotransferase, translating to MSIQKRAKYGAEAFEGITGSLPQPFPRTMGPNCLTYLQEVITSGLQCDMVRRFETAFEREMGIKHCIGTPGCTAALNILAAALNLEPGDEIIVSPITDYGTVMGLLKENYIPVFPDTEPGTPLISARTIAPCITNRTRAILAVHITGLICDMDPIHALAKKHGLTVIEDVCQAVFGTYKGRLAGTLGDVAAFSFDSEKTLGSDVGGCVITDDDELAEQIRFVGQSRGGQMVEGLGRVHAVNGYALRMTQSTAAITLAQLEIIRPDVAHIDRMIRLITDKLAEIPGIIPLSIPDYMETYSCWMAGFSIDPNAFTCDAEAFAQQVAEAGLTGAGLGKYYLMPAALPFLTDKAEKHRHPFSKPPASHTYTYGANTCPNARDFLDNFIRWTTFCEKYQPEHCDLVAQIVATIADQNRV from the coding sequence ATGTCTATACAAAAACGCGCAAAATACGGTGCCGAAGCATTTGAAGGAATCACGGGCAGCCTGCCCCAACCCTTTCCACGCACCATGGGTCCAAACTGTCTGACATACCTCCAGGAAGTCATCACATCGGGCCTGCAATGCGATATGGTTCGGCGTTTTGAAACCGCTTTCGAACGAGAAATGGGCATCAAGCACTGCATCGGCACACCCGGATGCACCGCAGCCCTCAACATACTCGCAGCCGCGCTCAATCTCGAACCCGGCGATGAAATCATCGTATCGCCCATCACCGACTACGGCACAGTCATGGGCCTGCTCAAAGAAAACTACATCCCGGTCTTCCCCGACACCGAACCCGGCACACCGCTCATCAGCGCCCGCACCATAGCCCCCTGTATCACCAACCGCACGCGAGCCATCCTCGCCGTCCATATAACCGGCCTCATCTGCGACATGGACCCCATCCACGCCCTGGCAAAAAAACACGGCCTGACCGTCATTGAAGACGTATGTCAAGCCGTATTTGGCACGTACAAAGGCCGCCTTGCAGGCACCCTGGGCGACGTCGCCGCCTTCTCATTCGATTCCGAAAAAACACTCGGCTCCGACGTCGGCGGCTGTGTCATTACAGACGACGATGAACTCGCCGAACAAATTCGGTTTGTCGGTCAAAGCAGAGGCGGGCAAATGGTTGAAGGACTGGGACGCGTACACGCCGTAAACGGATACGCGCTTCGCATGACCCAATCGACCGCCGCCATCACCCTTGCACAACTCGAAATCATCCGGCCAGACGTTGCGCATATCGACCGCATGATTCGCCTCATCACCGACAAACTCGCCGAAATCCCCGGCATCATCCCACTATCCATACCGGATTACATGGAAACCTATTCCTGCTGGATGGCCGGATTCAGCATCGACCCCAATGCCTTTACATGTGACGCCGAAGCCTTTGCCCAGCAAGTCGCCGAAGCAGGACTCACCGGAGCGGGACTCGGCAAATACTATCTCATGCCCGCTGCACTGCCCTTTTTAACAGACAAAGCCGAAAAACACCGCCATCCCTTCTCCAAACCCCCGGCATCCCACACCTACACTTATGGCGCAAACACCTGTCCCAATGCCCGGGACTTTCTCGACAATTTCATCCGCTGGACCACATTCTGCGAAAAATACCAGCCCGAACACTGCGACCTCGTCGCCCAAATTGTCGCCACCATTGCCGACCAGAACCGAGTCTAA
- a CDS encoding carboxymuconolactone decarboxylase family protein, producing MGIDNLRSAMPDYARDIRLNLGSVISASRLDPAMAWGSALTAALVSKNEQVIQNIAEDAQAVMDEQHIKAVKSAAAMMSMTNVWYKFTDLIRDNDVKNQPPKLRMNAVLTHGGVDRALFEAWSLSASVVNACGICVNAHASQLNKLGIDAQQIADIARIATVIKSVADTLSFEALSNG from the coding sequence ATAGATAATCTGCGATCGGCAATGCCCGACTATGCGCGGGACATTCGATTGAACCTGGGATCGGTCATATCTGCGTCGCGTCTCGACCCGGCCATGGCCTGGGGCTCGGCACTCACAGCAGCACTGGTATCCAAAAATGAACAGGTGATTCAGAACATCGCCGAAGACGCACAGGCCGTCATGGACGAACAACACATAAAAGCCGTGAAATCTGCCGCTGCCATGATGAGCATGACCAATGTATGGTATAAGTTTACCGACCTCATTCGGGACAACGACGTAAAGAACCAGCCACCTAAATTGCGAATGAATGCCGTGTTGACCCACGGCGGTGTCGATCGCGCATTATTCGAAGCGTGGAGCCTCTCGGCAAGTGTGGTAAATGCATGTGGTATTTGCGTCAACGCACACGCATCGCAATTGAACAAACTGGGCATTGACGCACAACAAATCGCAGACATCGCCCGCATCGCAACCGTAATAAAATCAGTGGCCGATACGCTATCCTTTGAAGCACTTTCCAACGGTTAA